In Penaeus vannamei isolate JL-2024 chromosome 14, ASM4276789v1, whole genome shotgun sequence, one DNA window encodes the following:
- the LOC113810765 gene encoding facilitated trehalose transporter Tret1-2 homolog: protein MSRKPSKRCSATKFVYITPPAPQHCTQVLATLVVSLGPLCAGLGKGYSSPALASMATLSAQGHHFSVSKDQGSWIASLSLLGAFFGAVPGGMAIRFGRKRVLCAVAIPFALSWLLTVIAWNVSMLYVAALMGGVCSAVIAVVTPVYISEIAHPEIRGCLCALAKLSSNIGMLLAYLLGAFLNWRELATVTAVAPVCLFLAALFIPETPSFLLYRGRDTEAADALRWLRGSEADVARELTNMKANIATLRRETDPCPQRAAPRDLLRPLFITCGLMVFQKFSGANAFNFYAVPILDETFVGLNPYRAAVVVAFVQICAGMASSALVDTVGRRPLLVFSNMLMSAALAAYGGYVYLKGLDQDEDILARQQWRESDWVPLFCILVIEIAFALGVSPISWLYIGELFPLKHRGVGSVAASVSYACSFVSVKTFVDLEHMLGLYGAFWLYSSIAAIALIFTLIFVPETKGKSLQEMQTVEQTKETLI, encoded by the coding sequence GTGCTGGCGACGCTGGTGGTGTCGCTTGGTCCGCTGTGCGCTGGGCTGGGCAAGGGCTACTCCTCGCCCGCCCTGGCCTCCATGGCCACCCTCTCCGCCCAGGGCCACCACTTCTCGGTCAGCAAGGACCAGGGCTCCTGGAtcgcctccctgtccctcctcggCGCCTTCTTCGGGGCGGTCCCTGGCGGAATGGCCATCCGCTTCGGTAGGAAGAGGGTGCTGTGCGCCGTCGCCATCCCGTTCGCGCTGTCGTGGCTGCTGACGGTGATCGCGTGGAACGTGAGCATGCTGTACGTGGCGGCGCTGATGGGCGGCGTGTGCTCGGCCGTGATCGCCGTCGTCACGCCCGTCTACATCAGCGAGATCGCGCACCCCGAGATCCGGGGCTGCCTGTGTGCCTTAGCCAAGCTGAGCAGCAACATCGGCATGCTGCTCGCGTATCTCCTGGGCGCCTTCCTCAACTGGCGGGAGCTGGCCACGGTGACGGCGGTGGCGCCCGTCTGCCTGTTCCTGGCGGCACTGTTCATCCCCGAGACGCCCAGCTTCCTCCTGTACCGCGGGAGGGACACGGAGGCGGCCGACGCCCTGCGCTGGCTGCGCGGCTCCGAGGCGGACGTCGCGCGCGAGCTCACCAACATGAAGGCCAACATCGCCACCCTGCGGCGCGAGACCGACCCGTGCCCGCAGCGCGCCGCCCCGCGGGACCTGCTCCGTCCGCTCTTCATCACCTGCGGCCTCATGGTCTTCCAGAAGTTCAGCGGCGCCAACGCCTTCAACTTCTATGCAGTGCCCATCCTGGACGAGACCTTCGTGGGGCTGAACCCGTACCGCGCCGCCGTCGTGGTCGCCTTCGTGCAGATCTGCGCCGGCATGGCGTCCTCGGCGCTGGTGGACACCGTGGGGCGCCGTCCGCTCCTCGTGTTCAGCAACATGCTCATGTCGGCCGCGCTGGCAGCCTACGGCGGTTACGTGTACCTGAAGGGGCTGGACCAGGACGAGGACATCCTGGCGCGCCAGCAGTGGCGGGAGTCGGACTGGGTTCCTCTCTTCTGCATCCTCGTCATCGAAATCGCCTTCGCCCTCGGGGTCTCGCCCATCAGCTGGCTGTACATCGGCGAGCTCTTCCCCTTGAAGCACCGAGGCGTCGGGTCCGTGGCGGCCTCCGTCAGCTACGCCTGCTCCTTCGTCAGCGTCAAGACGTTTGTCGACCTCGAGCACATGCTGGGCCTGTACGGCGCCTTCTGGTTGTACTCGAGCATCGCGGCGATCGCCCTCATCTTCACTCTCATCTTCGTGCCTGAGACGAAGGGCAAGAGCCTGCAGGAGATGCAGACGGTCGAGCAAACAAAGGAGACGCTCATATAG